In the Scatophagus argus isolate fScaArg1 chromosome 11, fScaArg1.pri, whole genome shotgun sequence genome, CTTCTTTGAgtcacattcaaaaaaaaaaaggagggcgTTTAGGAGGACCAGGCTAAATCGAAGTGTTTCAGACAGAGGACTGCTTCTGTTGGACACACATTCACGGGAGAACTTGCTGAGTGGAAGAAGACCAGCAGTGTGGTTCTAATATCCTTGAGACACTTAAAACAATCCTAACACTGTGCAGGAGCTGTTTGGCAACCGTGTGATGCAGCTAACGGACTGACCACCTTAAACAATGCTCTCTGCTAAGAAGAGTCTGTAGTAATTGGGATATTTATTGATTCACAGGCAATAACTGATGATGGGATGGAGCTTTTAGTCGGTGTACTGTTCACCTGAATAGTCGAAGGAGGAAATGCAACGGTAGGAACTGCATTAGCAGTAAGTGGAGGAAGAACAAAGTCAGATGGCGGCAGAGTTACACCTGGGACCACACCTGGCAGGGTGAGAGGTGGAAGACCTGTGGAgcacaatgtaaacaaaaacattaccTAATAATGCATAGGTGTCTTTGGAGTCATTACCCAGAGTAGAATAACCTATTTCATCCTTTAATGCCGCAGTTGAAAATAGCATTTATACATTTGTTCCTACAAAGCCTGAGATGATGTGTATTTCTATTAACGCCATCATcccaaatcccatgaaaagaccagcAATGTGGTTGTGCGTCTCACTAGCATCTATGGCACCTGACTGTAAGTTAATTTGTTATGGAGAACATATATCTTTAAGAAAGGTAAGGaatatgaaatttaaaaaagcaaatattacCCCAAACATAAACAAGTAAATACTGCATTTGCTTGTATTTTAAATCGCAGATTCATATTAGAAGATTTACAGCAGGATGGTGTACCTGGGATTACAGTGTTGGTGTATTTCACTATGTGGGAAAATGTCACTCAGTTTGGCTACACATAAAATACTTTCCAGTATAATCATTTCAGtcttggttttggtctttttcatGGAATTTCTGGACGctaagaaaaatatagaaagaCAGCAGGCTCATCATTTAAGATTAATTAAGAGTAACTTGGGCAACATGCCAGAGAACTGAAAAATACCTGCATGTTGTAATCCGCCAACTCCAGGTGGCAACACTTGGCCCACTTCTGGCAAGGTGATATTTAGATTTGGTAACTTAGGGAAGGGTGGAAGACTTCCAGGTAAGGGCATTAAACCTGTGCAATAAACAGACGATGTTAGTTGCTGGTTTTGCCACCACACATGGGGAGCTATAACCTCCAAAAATAATGTCCACTGACCCGGTAATGTGGCAGCAGGATTGACAGACAGGGGGACACTGTGTGAGGAGGTGACTTGGCTGCTCGGTGGGACAGAAGGAAGTCCTGAAACAAGATTTATAAGAACTATTATTGTCAGgttacacagaaacacaaatacagtgaATAAAGGTATTTAAGTATCTTTTGGCTTCAAGCAACATCTCGATGTGAAGATGGATATGTAGAATTTTCCATTTGCATTATCTACTAATTTAATAGCtgatatattttaataacaGGATATTTTAAACAGTCAGATGACAGAGTACCTGTCTGTAGATTGCTAATGCCAGAGGTCAGGTTAGAGCTGATTGATATGCTGGACAAAGACTGCTCTAATCCAGATGATGCAGAAGAAGATACAGCGACTGGAACCGTTGGAATAACAGCAGAAAGATGGACCTGGTAACAGAGGTTACCTAAAGTCAATAAACGCCCACAAGATCTGGAACCCAAGATGACGTGAAAATAACGTTTTTGTCTGGATGCAGttatttctgtgtttaacaGGCACGGTTACCTCTGTGAAGCCATCTTTAGACGGAGCAGCTGGTTCACTGGGGGTCTGTGCAGGGAAACTGATCTTCTTGCCCTCTGTAAATGGCATCATAGGTATCCTGTGCAGGTAGCCATAGCCAATGCCACATCCTAgactgaagagacagaaaataaccaAACATATCACAGTAGCCTGAAAGAACCTTACATTCTGGAAAATCCAAATGTTCAGATGAAGGTTTAAACTGAAAGAATCTTTGTGAAATCACGTGGTGtattatttgtgtttgtaggctattttttccatttaacaCTTACTCAGAAAAGTAAGGAGATCTGAACGTAAAACATGTAACGGACATGAACTGGACGTttgtatgaaataaaatgcagtaaaattaaacaaaatgaatgctCCCAGTTTCTCTGTTTAGTTTGAAGGGTCGGGTAAACTAAAGAAGAATTCACAGTCAAAATTATGATATTTGGGATTATTTTTTGCCATTTAAAGTCTGTGTTTGGGAGGTGTGGGTTTGTTCAGGGTGAGATTTCGCACCTGAAACGTTAAGGTTTCATAGTCTCTGGCTCTCAAGTGGCAACACAAGGAAGTCCAGGTATTTCACGAATGGCTTTCATACCTGCCCTCTCCGCCCCAGTCGCTGTTTGGGGTGATGAGCACCTCGCGGCAGTTGTCCGTATCTGTGTTGTAGACATACAGCTTCAGCTCCTTCCCCTCATAGGTTTCAACGATGGAGAAGAGATCTTCACTCTGTTGAAGGAGAAGAGACACACAGCATGTCAACCTGTTGCCAACTTAAAGTCACCGTTACAACTAATCAAGCAAAGCAAGTACCTCATTCATGACGGTGTCGGCTCCTATAATGTAGTCCGTGTGGGCCCTCAAACCAGCCAGGGCGGCAGGAGAGTTTGGCTCGACTTCCTGGACTCGAACAATATGTGTAAAACACAATTGGTGATAGCAATAACCTCTAAAAATGCTGATTACGTCACACTTCTATCACTTTTTATGAACAATTTGGAGTTCGACGTATTAATGCCTAAAatacatatacaatatacaGCGTCATGTTTTGTTAAATCTGTGATGCTCAGCATACAGTATTTATCAACCCAGTTAAAACTTTATAACTCCAATTCAGAGCCCCACTGGTGTCAGCTGAGAGAATAAAATCTGTGCCCACGGTTTTCGATGCATTTGTAAGGGTGTTGCATTCACTGACCTGCCGATTTCTCTCCCcccttgtctctgtctgttcctATGACATTGGTGACTTCCACCCACATGTCTGTATATTACTATTTCACACAGTGACATAATTTTGATTAAGATTACATGTTGTCTTTAATAATCTATATTATTATAACATTCACATCGAGATTTCACTAGAATTGTAACTTTATTGTGCTAACATTATCCATATAGATAGCAGCAGAGACGTGGACAGAAGTTGCTCATCAAAACAGATTTACATGagtgtttttttggggttttttttttttgacaccaAGGAGGCTCCATACTTTTGTGAATGATCCATCACCCTAAAATCATGTATAACACCTAAACAGCATGCACGTAAGAACGTTTCAGGATATTTCCACTATGGAGCAGCACACTCACCAAGACATGCCAAACGTTTTCATTGACTCCTTCAAAGCTACAGAAGCGAATGCTGACCCCCAGCAGCCCCTGGCCGCCCCACAGGCTGCTGGGAATGACGGTTGTCTCCCTCACCGCCAGAGTCTTGCTGCTGTATAACAGCATCTTGATGGGTCTCTCCGCATTCATCTTCAGTATCTCCTTCAGGGTGTCATTGTCCTTGTTCtatcacagatgaaaacattcaaatcatCTGTCATAAAACTTACGAGTCCAATAGCTTTGGCGAGTTTTAGAACTGCCATTATATTAAACTTACCAGTCTAGTGTCAGAAACGGAAATGATGAAATCAAAGAATGGCTCCAGTCCTGCACGGTGACCGGGGGAATTCTCTTGCACCTGTAAGATACAGCATCATAAAGACAAGACAATAGGCAGCAGAAGACTGGAAAATCGTGGCCTGGTCTAATGTGCAAACAGTACGGTCAGAATCAAATCTGTATACGACAAGAATCCACGGGTCGTTGCGGCCTTGTGTTAACGGCTCAGGCTGCTGGTAGTTGCAGGTAGTTTACTTTGGACTCATTAGGCCCTTTAATACGATTAGAGCCTACCTCGAGTATTGTTGCTGATCATATGCATCCCTCCACTCATAGCAACAGTCAACCCAATGCCCTCTTCCAGCAGGATAAAGTGCCATGTCACAAAGCACACCTTTGCTCAAACCGGTCTCACAAACGTTAAGCAAACAAATGGTGTTGTTACTTCCCACACACCTTCTCCATGCCCACTACATTTGCGTCATGTGCTGTGTTAGAAACCCCTACTCTTATTTTGACTGTTATTTAGACAAAGCAAGCTTCAGTTTGGATAACCCTGGCTTCAGGGACATGTCaggagacttttttttattagcatttGCTCAACagttaattgagaaaataatctgaatATTAGTCTACACTGAGAGTAATTTTtatagacaaaataaatcataataaacATCATTATAGGACAATCGTGACACACCTCGTACACACTCATGATCCACACCGTCAGTAGCCTCACCGGTTATTCTGGCAACAACCACTCTGTAGTTTCTAAGAACTCACAATGAGGCGTTCACTGACACTTACAGCTCCGACGAGAGACAATCATCTCGTGTGGTTAACGACAGAGCGTGATTGAATACTAATTAACCACCTCAGGTTATATGAATTCATACAGCTTGAAAACACCTGGAaaaaatttgctgttttcttgAACTTTCAGTACAGCCCAACTACACCAGTGTGGGGCATAACACCAACCAGGTTACACTACACCTGTCTTGAAAGCTAGCTGTAGCAGCTGACAGCCATTCAGCTAGCTCGTAGGGCCGGTGAGCTGTTTTGGGTGACAAATTAGCGGGAGAGATCAGCGATCAAACTGCCATTCAATTAACATATGGATATCAGTAATTAGCTGTAGAGCACGACAACTAAAACGTCAGCTAgcacctgctgtctctctgcagctcaaGGAGGTCCCTCTCACAGACAGCCTTCACAGTAAAATACTGGCACATGAAAGCTGCTCTTACTCTGAGGACGTGGTAGCCTTCAGTTCCTCCGCCTGGTATCTCGGCACTCTGAGACCCCCCCATGTTTCCCTGGACGCGTGTCTGTCACGGCGGGATGTTAGTTAGCAAGTGATCCGATCATATCCGCAAAGGTGCTGTGTTTTCCTGCGGTTCCTGCTTGCCAGCACTTCCGCTGTGGTTTAACCCCCTCGGGTTGAAATTTCTTTTGCATATTTGCACGAAATTTCCAACAAACAGGCTACAGTCGAATTTTAAGCACAATGCTGCTTGTGGGTTTGTGTCAAAACTAGTGTCAGACCTTAAAGTAAGACAGTCAAAaaggtgtttttcttcttgttcctacaGGTGAATTGTTTGACCTTTGCTGTGTATAATGAGCTACGTGCACAGTCTGACACTAGAAGGACGTCTTCATACTGAAAGAGtgaattttctctgtgctcattgAAAGTCAGCTTCCGAGAGGCGGAGCCTACAATCAACAATTATGACATCACAGATAGTTTGGGAGCCAATCCTAGTCCAGCAGTCAACATTCACAGGTGTGACGTGGAAACTCAGATGTACTGAGAATGGACTTGAACAGTGAAGTAGGGGACATCCTGTGTCCAGCAGACAAaacttgtgaaataaaaaaatgtttgcttattCATATATTCTGAAATTTGTAATGAAAGAGAAGGATCAGGTACCATTTTGGGGATATTAAGGTGGTGattgtcagttgtttttttctgcaaaagCCATATGTGATACACAAGAGAGAACCTTTTGTTCTCCATAACGTGTGTTTAGGGGATCTTTAATTACTTCGGGTTATGTTGTGCCACATAGTGCATATTTCTAAAGAAATGCAAGaagtgcaataaaaaaagagaggcCATGTGTGCACTGCACTTCATGGAAATATATAAAAGTGGGACCTGGGAGTAAATTCCTGCCTCACGTGGTTTGTCTTCATATGAACATTTGCAGTTCTATGCAATGTTCACCAGTTTAAATGTTGAGATCTTATTGTTTTTGCCCAATCAAGTCAAGCCTAATTTTTAGGGGGTCTCAATaatgattatttatttgtgcagtATGACTTGAGTTTGGGTCACGGGTCCAAAGGgtgaagtacatttacttgTGTACAGTTCTGCTGTACAGTTATGAGGTACTGGGACATGAATATCTCCACTCGCCTCCTCTAACAGTTACAATATCGCACAGTATTTCAGAAGGGACTTTTGTGCTTTTGCTCCTGTTGCGAGGTAACATTAATTCAAATCATGACAAGCCCATGAAACATAATGGTGTTCGTCAATAAAATTAGACAACAGACTGACTTAGCAGCAACGAGTATGTTAAGAGGTTAAATGCATCAACAATTCAACAGTCTTAATGTTAACCATACTAACCATATCACCATAACCTCCTGTCACCACCTGCAACATCAGTGCTAACCTCatctttattttgaattttgttttgttttcttaattcaGATCTCAGCTGCTTTTGATTTGATCGTATAGTCAAGGGAACGGTGAAGATGTGAGAGAACAGAAATTGTCTCAGTGATCAAACAGTGATAATAAGGGACATCATCAGTGCTATAAAGAACACGGGCTCAAGGAGTAGATTAATGTATATGTAGCTGAATATCTCTGTAGTGCAGCGGCTCTTAtcaaataatttgaaataaaccTGCACAGCGTTGTGATTCTCCTCATCAATCATCAGTTATCCTGTCAGTCTTTGTGTCTGCTATAGAGCTCACTTTGATATAATCTCTCTGCAAACTGCGCTGGATGATGCTTTGAGCTCGTATTGCACATTTCAAGAGAGGATGTACTCTGACAAGTAGATTTTATTCACGATATTTAAGTCTGGACAAACATCTTGATTCATataatcatccatccatccattttctataccactcatccatcagggtcgcagctgactatgggcaagaggcaggACACCCtggtcaatcacagggccaacacacaaagacagacaaacactcacacctaggggcaattcagagtagccaattaacctaatgtgcatgtttttggtattgtgggaggaagccagcacagaccgggatttgaacctggaaccctcttgctatgaggcgacagtgctaaccactgcaccaccgtgccgcccctcaTATAATCACTTTAGAATAATAATTACcatcatttatcatttcttCCACTTTAAATGTTCAAATACTGACAATTCCTATTAATTTGACTATTAATTAGAAAAACGCAGTCTTATCACCAATATCACtaaatgtgacttttcaaaATTACATATATCCAAAGACAAATACCAAAAAAATGAGTATTTTGAGGGCAAGATTTTTATCGGTATGGAAAAGGGATCAAGACGAATAACATGTAAGTTAATTATGTGGTTGGTTATTACATGAACACCACAGTCATTCACCACAAAGTTGCACCAGCATCTCAGGAAACACTGATGGGAAGCAGATTGATGTTTTAGCTTTACACGACAACACTCAGTGCCAGAAATGTTGCTGACATTTGGGTCACAGGttgacattttgaagaaaaCTAAAATAGTTGTTCTAGTGGAGCATAGATCAGCAGGTTTCACGCTCTGCTCCTTCAGGATGTTTCCATATTCTAAGATGACCAAATTCAAGTGTGATTTCATAAGCAATCCTTAACACATTTTGTAGTCTCTGGATCATCATAATTAAACATGTTTGatgaaaacagttgtttacATTCTTTTTCATAATCTAAAATTATTTTGATCTTTTGCTGCTTATAAGTATATGTACGATATGGTGATCACGTAGATGATCAATCAATCATTTATGTCAGTtttcaagcaaacacacatttgataGTTCAAACATTTCTAATGTGAggatttggtgtttttcttgtcattcattacagtacataaaatgtactgtaattaCTGGAGTGCTGgctaagaaaataaaaggcatCATCTTTGggtgtgaaaaatgacaaaatgtattttctaatgttttataaaccaaatgattaatcatcTAATCATAGAagataatcagcagattaatgaagaataaaaacatgtcattaaTTGCAGTCCTAAGATCAACTACATATTTAAATCTTTCATCATTCATTGTTCCATACCGCAGCAGATCTTCATATCTACTATTTACTACCAGTGAGAATTATACTTTACTTGGTGACACTTGCTCCTTCAAGAGGCAGATAAATAAACTCTGTATTTCAGCAGAAGCTTGCTGACGCCTTAAAACTCTGCTATCACTGTTCTGTATCGCTCTCTCAGATTTATACTTCTTCAGTGCTCCAAGGAATTTACAACTAATGCAGCAAAgcactgtgtttttgtccagGCGTGATTTGGGCCACCTTGCTTGCTGTAGCCTCCTCACACGCTGCATTTCCACACAGCAAGCAAAGTCACAGCTACTAACATCATAGGCTGTTATTGTCAGGGTTAGTTACTtaatgttgtgtgtctgtgagaggtCATTTCTCGCCGGATGAAAGCGCTCTATGATAAATACATGCTCTGTGCTGCCATAATGTACTCTGATGTGCTGGGATGCAGAGATAAAATGGTTTGGTAGTTTAAAGAAGCCTGACAGAGCATGAGAACCAAACACCAGTTCAAGTAGTTATCACATCATTGTTCGTTGTTGttgatcattttaatttcaccatCAACAGACATGCTTCCTATCCTGTCCTGTCACACAGTTCCTAgtcaggggagaaaaaaaaatactcattgTAAGTCATCCTGCAGAGAACAACAGACCACACTTGAAAGTCTATAGAGCACTAAATTACTGTCATGTGCTGCTAGAggttgttttcttcatttagcATGCATGATGGacgtcaacacacacagacttggtTAGCTGCGGTGTAACTGCTCCTCGGCTCATGCTTATTCCCTTAGAAAGTGTCTAACAGAGACATTTACTAGCAGCCTTTCAACTTTAACAAGCAGCGCATTAGGTTTACACTCCCCAGCCATGGAGACAGGCATGTTAGAGTCTCTGGACTATTAATCTCCTGCTTAAAATTTACTTTCTGCCGGGATTAATCAAGCACCAGACATGCAGTCAATAAGAGGAGGCTATTTAGATAAGTGTAACCCATTATAATTACTTTAGAAGTCAGAGGTGTTGCAGTTGATTCTGTTATCACAGTTTTTAATGTCAGACACACTTGCTATTTGGCTTGAATTCAACAACAAAGTGATTGTGGAGGGACACATTAATAGCACAAGAACACATCATTGTTCACCTTAAAACTGAACAGCTACAAGGGGGAAAATGCTGCATGTGCTGGTAAGTACATGAGATTGAAAGGGTTAAAAATAGAAATTGTTTCCAGGCTAAATTGTGGCCATAGCTGCATGTGTGGATAAAAAaaggggggtgtgggggggatGGGCTGGCAAGCAGCCCGCAG is a window encoding:
- the LOC124067044 gene encoding Golgi reassembly-stacking protein 2-like isoform X2 encodes the protein MSVYEVQENSPGHRAGLEPFFDFIISVSDTRLNKDNDTLKEILKMNAERPIKMLLYSSKTLAVRETTVIPSSLWGGQGLLGVSIRFCSFEGVNENVWHVLEVEPNSPAALAGLRAHTDYIIGADTVMNESEDLFSIVETYEGKELKLYVYNTDTDNCREVLITPNSDWGGEGSLGCGIGYGYLHRIPMMPFTEGKKISFPAQTPSEPAAPSKDGFTEVHLSAVIPTVPVAVSSSASSGLEQSLSSISISSNLTSGISNLQTGLPSVPPSSQVTSSHSVPLSVNPAATLPGLMPLPGSLPPFPKLPNLNITLPEVGQVLPPGVGGLQHAGLPPLTLPGVVPGVTLPPSDFVLPPLTANAVPTVAFPPSTIQVNSTPTKSSIPSSVIACESINIPITTDSS
- the LOC124067044 gene encoding Golgi reassembly-stacking protein 2-like isoform X1 — encoded protein: MGGSQSAEIPGGGTEGYHVLRVQENSPGHRAGLEPFFDFIISVSDTRLNKDNDTLKEILKMNAERPIKMLLYSSKTLAVRETTVIPSSLWGGQGLLGVSIRFCSFEGVNENVWHVLEVEPNSPAALAGLRAHTDYIIGADTVMNESEDLFSIVETYEGKELKLYVYNTDTDNCREVLITPNSDWGGEGSLGCGIGYGYLHRIPMMPFTEGKKISFPAQTPSEPAAPSKDGFTEVHLSAVIPTVPVAVSSSASSGLEQSLSSISISSNLTSGISNLQTGLPSVPPSSQVTSSHSVPLSVNPAATLPGLMPLPGSLPPFPKLPNLNITLPEVGQVLPPGVGGLQHAGLPPLTLPGVVPGVTLPPSDFVLPPLTANAVPTVAFPPSTIQVNSTPTKSSIPSSVIACESINIPITTDSS
- the LOC124067044 gene encoding Golgi reassembly-stacking protein 2-like isoform X4, with protein sequence MNAERPIKMLLYSSKTLAVRETTVIPSSLWGGQGLLGVSIRFCSFEGVNENVWHVLEVEPNSPAALAGLRAHTDYIIGADTVMNESEDLFSIVETYEGKELKLYVYNTDTDNCREVLITPNSDWGGEGSLGCGIGYGYLHRIPMMPFTEGKKISFPAQTPSEPAAPSKDGFTEVHLSAVIPTVPVAVSSSASSGLEQSLSSISISSNLTSGISNLQTGLPSVPPSSQVTSSHSVPLSVNPAATLPGLMPLPGSLPPFPKLPNLNITLPEVGQVLPPGVGGLQHAGLPPLTLPGVVPGVTLPPSDFVLPPLTANAVPTVAFPPSTIQVNSTPTKSSIPSSVIACESINIPITTDSS
- the LOC124067044 gene encoding Golgi reassembly-stacking protein 2-like isoform X3 — protein: MGGSQSAEIPGGGTEGYHVLRVQENSPGHRAGLEPFFDFIISVSDTRLNKDNDTLKEILKMNAERPIKMLLYSSKTLAVRETTVIPSSLWGGQGLLGVSIRFCSFEGVNENVWHVLEVEPNSPAALAGLRAHTDYIIGADTVMNESEDLFSIVETYEGKELKLYVYNTDTDNCREVLITPNSDWGGEGSLGCGIGYGYLHRIPMMPFTEGKKISFPAQTPSEPAAPSKDGFTEVHLSAVIPTVPVAVSSSASSGLEQSLSSISISSNLTSGISNLQTGLPSVPPSSQVTSSHSVPLSVNPAATLPGLMPLPGSLPPFPKLPNLNITLPEVGQVLPPGVGGLQHAGLPPLTLPGVVPGVTLPPSDFVLPPLTANAVPTVAFPPSTIQGY